The Coccidioides posadasii str. Silveira chromosome 2, complete sequence genomic interval CACATCGCTCATGTATCTCCTCAAGGCATGAATCACATTTTATGTTTTCGACAAACTTCCTGTGGCTCCTTCGTAGATGTGCCGGCACCGTCTTTCCCTCGCCGTGAGAACGTCCGTCGCGAGTCCCAAGGGCCTCTCCATAGCATCCTGTTTCGTCATGTTCCCATAATTTTCCATCACGCTTGGGGGGTTCTCCAGCATCAGAAACGGACCCTATCCAGTTCTTGGACCTCCAAAGCCTGTCGAACACGACCCACACTTCAGGAGTCCCTTGAGACACGCGGATCGAGACGTACCCTCTTCTCCGGAAACAACGACCGGCTGGAGTAGTGCACCACGCTGTGTCCGTCCAGATTCCGAGTTTGTGACACAGATTGACAAGCTCGTGCGTAGGCTCAGAATCTGAATCTCTCCGAAGCAGCGACGAAGTGAGATAGGGTCGGCGTCGATGGTGTCTGCAGCGGTAAGTATAGAGACTTTTAAGTGCAAGATGCTTAACCTTTGGAGATGAACTTGATCTTGATTTCATATCTGCGTCATACTGCAGCCCATACATGGTGAGATACGGGATAATATGATATTTCAGGGAAACATTCTTGCAACCCCGAACGGAAAGGTGTTCGAGGGTGTCCCTTCTTGCATTGAGGACCGTTGAGATGAGATTCTGACCGGACACGGCGGTATTATCTAAATCCAGGCTCTTCAGTGACGGGCTAAATGGTATGACGACGTGAGAAAGCAACTGATCGAGGGCATATGGTCTCGATTGTCGCTGTACGGCTTGGCCATCTGTTCCAGCAGTAATGGGGCGAACCTGGGTGGCCGACGGCATGAGCAGACGGAATGAGAGATATTGCCATGCCGTGGGGTACGATCTTAGGAATATCCTCAGGTAGTTGCAGGTATGATAGAGGCGGAATATGGTGTCGGTAGGGGCTTGGAGGAGGAAGGACTCGAAGATGGGTGTGTGGGTGGAAAAGACGCGTTCGAGCGTGGAAAGCGGACGATCATGATGAATCGAGGACATTTCATCTCCGAACTCTCCGGTCGAGTATGCTACCGAGATACAAGAGCCTGACTCACTGGAGTCTCTTATCTGCAGCCGGCAAAGGCTTCGATCGAGATCCGAGGCCATTTTCAATAAGGAGAAGCGAATGACGATAGTGACGGGTAGCGCCGGTAGCTGGGGGAGACGTTGGAGGTTGGAGCATCATAAGGAGGGAAAAGGGCGGTGGAAGAGAGTGGTCAAAGAGAGTCGACAGGGAGACGCGAGTGCTGGTGGAATGGAATTAAACGACAAAGACGGCGGATGGAGGGAAGTCGGTAGACGCCGTTGGCTCTAGAGCTGCATGCTTTTAGTCCTCACCACCCGGAGCCCCAGTGAGCACGAATTTGCACTCCTCAGGTGTCAGCCTTTGGATTTTCCGTCGAGAGAGTGCAAAAAGAGAGTTGAGGCTCGGAGCTTCTCGAGGGTTGAATTCGGAGATAGGTTTCGTCAAAGACTTTCTGGTCGATATCAACTTGGCATTAACTCACTAACTAATCGCCCTACCCCGGCCACTCGCGAATCACAGTGCTATCAAGCGGCCTCAGCGCAAGGCGAATCCGAATTTTTAACCCACTACGGTGTACATACAAGTGGTGACTACGATGGCCACGTTGATATGCCTTGTGGCAGGGTGCAAGGAACTCTGTTCTGAAATCGTTCTTCACCGCGGCAGGTTCCGCAATGAGTAGAAACAGACAATAAGGGTGGAAATGTTACCCGCCACATTCCGCTTAACTTTTAGGTCCACTGGATGGAGCCCGGAGCCTGCGCTCCGTGGACCTAACCATGGATGTCACCAAGAAATCAACTCCCCAATTACGTGGTTTATTCAGCTACCAGATCTATCGGCGCCCCAAATCTTCACCAACAGTGTAACCTCGAGCAATGCCACTGCGCCCTTCAACAACCGCGCTTCCTCTCTCGGTCACCCTGTCATCCTCCTCATACCGAATGGTAAAATCGCTTCCCAGTCCGCTCCAAGTTCGATTTGACCTCAGATACTGAGCACCAGGCGATACAACTCCAGCAATCGTCGCGAGATCTCCATTTACCCTTTTAGCGAGCACCTTGGATACACCGGCCTCAACAGGACCACGTGTTCGTGTGTGCACCGGGGCATATGACGATTGCATCGGTCGAGTGCTGGATACAGACACATATTTTCCAGTGCGGAGATCAAATTCTGGAGGTGCGGATTCGGGATCTGAAAAACTATCATCCTCATCGTTGCGTGTTTCATAATCCGTTTGACTATCGGGCCCAGCGGTCTTCATAGGACATCCATCTGATTGATCACCCTTGCCGCCTTTCGCAGCATCCAGTAGGACCTGGTAATCACTTCGCCACTCTCCAGTCCAAACTCGCTCCGTGTCTTTCTGCAGGGCGATCTCTAACTCATAAGGCGTGATTACCGGCTTCCAAAAGTCCGTACTGTCCACAAGTGAGCTCTCCCAGCATCCAATGACCACCCATCCGCCTATCTCGCTGAAATTGGCCACTTTGGCGGCGTTCAACTTGCCCACAACAAATAAGTAACTTTTCTTTCCAGCCGCAGCAATCTGCTTCTGTACATGTTCCACAATGTGCAGATAATGCTTGACGCTAAGCGTATTTATAAGGATTCCAAAAATGGGAACCGTGCTGAGAGAAGTCAAAATTGCGTATCTCCGGCGGAGTGTAGCCGCCGTAGAGGCCAAAAGCGGCTTTGGCGCCTGATTTGAAACAGAAGATCCTTGATCAGTAGGATATATACGGATAGACGCGACCCGAGATGATAGTGTTAAAAGTAGGGCTGTTGGCGGGGTTGATATATGGAATAGCTGCCAGTCCTTCAGGCTTTCTGGGTTCTCTCTAACCGACTCAGGAACCGTTCTGTTTGGAACGGGAGACGACGGATCATGTATGAGGCCAGTAGGAAAGGTATTTGTATACCCTTTTTCCTGCACCAACCTGGAAGTTATCAACTCAACATGGTCTGCAAATGTGACATCCGCGACAAAGAGAACCTTTTCGTCTTTGTTGGGATAGGTTTCTTCAAACGCAGCGAGGATCGGGTCATGATCGAGCTGTCTATGAGTGAAAATATGGATGACAGGTAATCTCGCGGTGGGAGATAGACACGCTCTGCCGTAATGGATCACAACATCGGCACTAACGTGCTCAGCGGCAACTTCGTCCACGCAGCATGTTCCGTAGGAGGTGTCTCCGAGGATGTACAGCTTCGGTTTCTGCCCGCCCCTGGGCTCATGGACATTCAAATTATTCGCGATGGATTGTGTGACATCATCTAGATCCGTAGCCTTCGCTATCCTGTGTCCTGGCTTTCCACAAGCGCAGGAATGTTCATTCTCAGCGGCTTTATGTCCATTCGATTGCGATGGGAGATCGACTGATTCTAGGCCCCGGCTTAAGAGCTGAAATACTCGCGGAGCATCCGGGAGCATCTCATCTGGGAATTGTAGCGCAATCCTCCGCCATCTTCCTTGCTTAATATCCCTTATTGTCCGCTCTATGTCATAGGTAATGCGTAGTTCTTCATCCGACACCTGGTCGGCTGTCCGCGGGGTAACGAGGGGATCAGTCGCTTCGAGGATGTGGTCATCTGGAGTGGAAAGAACCGGCGCAACTTCCAGAGAA includes:
- the DPH2 gene encoding Diphthamide biosynthesis protein 2 (BUSCO:281299at4751~EggNog:ENOG410PH60~COG:J~BUSCO:5863at33183), which translates into the protein MASSLEVAPVLSTPDDHILEATDPLVTPRTADQVSDEELRITYDIERTIRDIKQGRWRRIALQFPDEMLPDAPRVFQLLSRGLESVDLPSQSNGHKAAENEHSCACGKPGHRIAKATDLDDVTQSIANNLNVHEPRGGQKPKLYILGDTSYGTCCVDEVAAEHVSADVVIHYGRACLSPTARLPVIHIFTHRQLDHDPILAAFEETYPNKDEKVLFVADVTFADHVELITSRLVQEKGYTNTFPTGLIHDPSSPVPNRTVPESVRENPESLKDWQLFHISTPPTALLLTLSSRVASIRIYPTDQGSSVSNQAPKPLLASTAATLRRRYAILTSLSTVPIFGILINTLSVKHYLHIVEHVQKQIAAAGKKSYLFVVGKLNAAKVANFSEIGGWVVIGCWESSLVDSTDFWKPVITPYELEIALQKDTERVWTGEWRSDYQVLLDAAKGGKGDQSDGCPMKTAGPDSQTDYETRNDEDDSFSDPESAPPEFDLRTGKYVSVSSTRPMQSSYAPVHTRTRGPVEAGVSKVLAKRVNGDLATIAGVVSPGAQYLRSNRTWSGLGSDFTIRYEEDDRVTERGSAVVEGRSGIARGYTVGEDLGRR